One Leptospira levettii genomic window carries:
- a CDS encoding sensor domain-containing diguanylate cyclase, with the protein MASSPSESTLEKILKIQTELTAANPDIPLLLDLITLRSKELVSAEGAVFELVEGDDLVYRAASGSASNQIGLRLHVSGSFSGLSLQSKEILYCVDSEEDNRVNREACRVVGLRSMIVVPLYFDLEVLGVLKVFSSKPGYFHENDLHTLDMLSGTMAAVLHNAYRWAEREKRLQSMSYLASHDTLTGIYNRSAFYDYLRRGITRLQSNPISLTVVMFDLDGLKQVNDTFGHAAGDFYIAQFAKRLSNLIQDQDILARLGGDEFGLILMSPDPKESVLSFLSSIMNIVEGEVLYESQTLQIKASVGVAHYPEDGDELESLIAKADERMYENKRERKKN; encoded by the coding sequence ATGGCCTCATCTCCTTCAGAGTCAACCTTAGAAAAAATACTAAAGATTCAAACAGAGCTCACCGCTGCCAATCCTGACATACCACTTCTTTTAGATTTAATCACACTTCGCTCCAAGGAACTTGTTTCTGCTGAAGGAGCAGTATTCGAATTAGTAGAAGGTGACGATTTGGTATATCGTGCTGCGAGTGGTTCTGCTTCCAATCAAATTGGATTAAGACTACATGTTTCTGGAAGTTTTTCAGGACTCAGCTTACAATCAAAAGAAATTTTATACTGTGTAGATTCCGAAGAAGACAACCGTGTGAATCGTGAAGCTTGTCGTGTCGTGGGCTTACGATCCATGATAGTAGTTCCATTATACTTCGATTTAGAAGTGTTAGGTGTACTAAAGGTATTCAGTTCAAAACCTGGATACTTTCATGAAAACGATCTCCATACTCTCGATATGTTGTCAGGCACAATGGCGGCTGTACTGCACAATGCTTACCGTTGGGCAGAACGAGAAAAAAGATTACAATCTATGTCCTATCTTGCAAGCCATGATACACTCACTGGGATCTACAATCGTTCGGCTTTTTATGATTATTTAAGAAGAGGGATAACTCGTTTACAATCCAATCCAATTTCACTAACTGTTGTTATGTTTGATTTGGATGGTTTAAAACAAGTGAATGATACATTTGGGCATGCTGCAGGTGATTTTTATATCGCACAATTCGCAAAACGCCTCTCAAACCTGATCCAAGATCAGGATATATTGGCAAGATTGGGTGGTGATGAGTTCGGATTAATTTTGATGAGTCCAGATCCAAAAGAATCAGTTTTATCGTTTTTATCCAGTATTATGAATATCGTGGAAGGGGAAGTTTTATATGAATCCCAAACCCTTCAAATCAAAGCAAGTGTTGGTGTTGCCCATTACCCTGAAGATGGAGATGAATTAGAATCCTTAATTGCAAAAGCCGATGAGAGGATGTATGAGAACAAACGAGAACGAAAAAAGAACTAA
- a CDS encoding NADH:flavin oxidoreductase/NADH oxidase family protein, with product MNSNSSLFTTLKLPNGIILPNRLVKAAMEENLSNENLEPDSALWNLYEAWAKGGVGTIITGNVMVDHRSMTGPGGVVLESGSKLDGFKTWANKAKSSGGKIIMQINHPGRQILAKLGGNVWAPSAVAVDIGNLSKLLGKPKAMDETEILETIQRFVMTAKLAEEVGFDGVQIHAAHGYLISQFLSPLVNKRTDVWGGSLENRAKFLIEVIQAVRKSVKPEFIVSVKINSSDFQKGGFQFEDATSVINMIQKLGVDFIEISGGNYEAPAMQGIAKDGSTLAREAYFLDFAREVTKVVSVPIMVTGGITRKQILESVLESGVSLVGIATALALNPNLPKEWKENKESNLRLPIPNWKSKTLTGLATMSMVRYQLQRLAKGNRPNVNLTPWFRLIMDQIRLSKLTKRYRHWLDSKLASS from the coding sequence ATGAATTCAAACTCCTCACTATTTACCACTCTCAAATTACCAAATGGAATCATTCTTCCGAATCGATTAGTGAAAGCTGCAATGGAAGAAAATTTATCCAATGAAAATTTAGAACCAGATTCAGCACTTTGGAATTTATATGAAGCGTGGGCAAAGGGAGGTGTTGGGACAATCATTACAGGTAATGTAATGGTAGATCATAGATCGATGACTGGGCCTGGTGGTGTGGTCCTTGAGTCAGGGAGTAAGTTAGATGGATTCAAAACCTGGGCGAACAAAGCAAAATCTTCAGGTGGAAAAATCATTATGCAAATTAACCACCCTGGTCGGCAAATATTAGCTAAGTTAGGTGGTAATGTTTGGGCTCCCTCTGCAGTTGCAGTCGATATTGGAAATCTTTCTAAACTTTTAGGCAAACCGAAAGCAATGGATGAAACTGAAATTCTGGAAACCATCCAAAGGTTTGTTATGACAGCAAAACTAGCGGAAGAGGTTGGTTTTGATGGAGTACAAATTCATGCAGCCCATGGGTATTTGATTAGCCAATTCCTTTCTCCTTTAGTAAACAAGCGAACAGATGTTTGGGGAGGAAGTTTGGAAAATAGAGCAAAGTTTTTAATTGAAGTGATCCAAGCTGTTCGAAAGAGTGTAAAACCTGAATTTATAGTATCTGTAAAAATTAATTCAAGTGATTTTCAAAAAGGAGGATTCCAATTTGAAGATGCAACATCTGTCATCAATATGATTCAAAAGTTAGGTGTTGATTTTATTGAAATATCTGGTGGGAATTATGAAGCTCCTGCCATGCAAGGAATAGCAAAGGATGGTTCCACCTTGGCAAGAGAAGCATACTTTTTGGATTTTGCACGAGAAGTAACTAAGGTAGTTTCTGTTCCCATCATGGTGACTGGTGGAATCACAAGAAAACAAATTTTAGAGTCAGTTTTAGAATCAGGAGTGTCTCTCGTTGGGATTGCCACTGCTTTGGCTTTAAATCCAAATTTACCAAAAGAATGGAAAGAAAATAAAGAATCCAATTTGAGATTGCCCATCCCCAATTGGAAATCAAAAACACTTACTGGGCTTGCAACAATGTCAATGGTCCGTTACCAACTCCAAAGATTGGCAAAAGGAAACAGACCAAACGTAAACCTAACTCCTTGGTTTCGATTGATTATGGACCAAATCCGTTTGTCGAAACTAACAAAAAGATACAGGCATTGGTTGGATTCAAAATTGGCTTCGTCTTGA
- a CDS encoding acyl-CoA dehydrogenase family protein, which translates to MYSQFTEQQLEIRDLVRNFVKKEIPHEVALHWDEKNQHPTELINKMRSELGINGLVIPEEYGGWGLGAIEQCLAIEELSRGCLGIALGFAYTGLGILPILKGATHEQKLKWLPEIADGKFGVSFCLSEPGAGSDVPGMTTRAEKKGDKWVINGAKQWITGASDAQAFTVFAYTDKNRGTRGVSCFYVPRNTKGLTVGKKEDKLGIRASSTHQVIFEDCEVSEEQLVGKENLGFVYALQTLNASRPFVAVMGVGVAQAALDHAARYAREREQFGVKIGTFQAVQHMLADMSIKVETAREITYKAARLSDANDPNLPKYSAIAKAYASECAVQCATDAVQIFGGYGYTKEYPVEKLMRDSKILTIFEGTTQIQKNEIAAYVIKEAASKKD; encoded by the coding sequence ATGTATAGCCAATTCACAGAGCAACAACTTGAAATCAGAGATTTAGTTCGTAACTTCGTCAAAAAAGAAATCCCGCATGAAGTAGCCTTGCACTGGGATGAAAAAAACCAACACCCAACTGAACTCATCAACAAAATGCGTTCCGAACTTGGAATCAACGGTCTTGTGATTCCAGAAGAATACGGTGGATGGGGACTTGGAGCCATTGAGCAGTGTTTGGCAATCGAGGAATTGTCTCGAGGATGCCTTGGAATCGCTCTAGGGTTTGCTTACACGGGTCTTGGAATCCTTCCTATCCTGAAAGGTGCAACTCACGAACAAAAATTGAAATGGCTTCCTGAAATTGCCGACGGTAAGTTCGGAGTTTCTTTCTGTTTATCAGAACCAGGTGCTGGATCTGACGTTCCAGGTATGACAACTCGTGCCGAGAAAAAAGGTGACAAATGGGTCATCAACGGTGCAAAACAATGGATCACTGGTGCATCTGATGCCCAAGCGTTTACTGTATTTGCTTATACTGATAAAAACCGTGGAACTCGTGGAGTTTCTTGTTTCTACGTGCCACGTAATACAAAAGGTCTGACTGTAGGTAAAAAAGAAGATAAACTCGGAATCCGTGCATCTTCTACTCACCAAGTTATTTTTGAAGATTGTGAAGTGAGCGAAGAACAATTAGTAGGAAAAGAAAACCTCGGTTTCGTTTACGCTCTTCAAACTTTGAATGCGTCTCGTCCATTCGTAGCAGTAATGGGAGTGGGTGTAGCGCAAGCAGCACTTGACCACGCAGCTCGTTATGCTCGTGAGAGAGAACAATTCGGAGTGAAAATCGGAACGTTCCAAGCAGTGCAACACATGTTAGCTGATATGTCTATCAAAGTAGAAACTGCAAGAGAAATCACTTACAAAGCAGCTCGTCTTTCTGATGCAAACGATCCTAACCTTCCAAAATACTCTGCGATTGCAAAAGCATATGCATCTGAGTGTGCGGTTCAGTGTGCTACTGATGCCGTTCAAATTTTTGGTGGATACGGATACACAAAAGAGTATCCTGTAGAGAAGTTAATGAGAGATTCTAAAATCCTCACAATCTTCGAAGGAACGACACAAATCCAAAAGAACGAAATTGCAGCTTACGTTATCAAAGAAGCAGCTTCGAAAAAAGACTAA
- a CDS encoding SDR family oxidoreductase: MNQSKEKIALVTGANRGIGKQVSIDLAKQGIYVLIASRNVSEAEDTLKQVKSVGKGEIISLDVSKEQSINEAYDIITGSFGRLDILVNNAGIFTDPGSFFETTSEELHRTLLVNLFGPFRLIQVFLPMMIQNNYGRIVNVSSGMGQLSDMGGGYPAYRISKTAINALTNLSSTEGVGKNIKINSVCPGWVKTDMGGTNATRPVEKGAETIVWAATLPDGGPTGKFFRDKKEIPW; this comes from the coding sequence ATGAACCAGAGTAAAGAAAAAATTGCACTTGTGACAGGTGCCAACCGAGGGATTGGGAAACAAGTTTCCATTGATTTGGCAAAACAAGGAATTTATGTATTGATTGCTTCTAGAAATGTTTCTGAAGCAGAAGACACTCTCAAACAAGTAAAGTCGGTTGGTAAAGGTGAGATCATCTCCCTTGATGTTTCCAAAGAACAGAGTATCAATGAAGCTTATGATATCATCACTGGGAGTTTTGGTCGTCTGGATATCTTAGTGAATAATGCAGGGATATTTACAGACCCAGGTTCATTTTTTGAAACCACTTCGGAAGAATTACACCGCACCTTACTGGTAAATCTATTTGGTCCATTTCGTTTGATCCAAGTTTTTTTACCGATGATGATCCAAAACAATTATGGCCGTATTGTCAATGTTAGCTCTGGTATGGGACAACTTTCCGATATGGGAGGAGGTTATCCAGCGTATCGAATCTCCAAAACAGCCATCAATGCTTTGACAAACCTTTCGAGCACAGAAGGTGTTGGAAAAAATATCAAAATCAATTCCGTCTGCCCTGGATGGGTGAAAACTGATATGGGTGGTACAAATGCGACAAGACCTGTGGAAAAAGGTGCGGAAACCATAGTATGGGCAGCGACTCTACCCGATGGTGGACCTACAGGGAAATTCTTTCGGGACAAAAAAGAAATTCCTTGGTGA
- a CDS encoding GNAT family N-acetyltransferase produces the protein MSIHDFFPPKGMFLLAESLDTQETMGSVAYTKFNDKSCELDAVYVFPQFRKLRIATSLLVEIEKKALLDGYESMILRAGSPQPEAIALYQNIGFKKIPAFGKWTSDPTAICLEKKIVI, from the coding sequence ATGTCAATTCATGACTTCTTTCCTCCCAAGGGAATGTTTCTCTTGGCAGAATCATTGGATACCCAGGAAACTATGGGCTCTGTCGCCTATACAAAGTTTAATGATAAAAGTTGTGAGCTCGACGCAGTTTATGTGTTCCCTCAATTTCGCAAATTAAGAATCGCAACATCTTTGTTAGTCGAAATAGAAAAGAAAGCATTGTTAGATGGTTATGAATCCATGATTTTACGAGCAGGTTCCCCCCAACCAGAAGCAATTGCACTATATCAAAACATCGGATTCAAAAAAATTCCTGCATTTGGAAAATGGACATCCGATCCAACTGCGATTTGTTTAGAGAAAAAAATTGTAATTTAG
- a CDS encoding DUF6962 family protein, which produces MVLSTFLSDLFLSLVSLSVAYRFFGKSSIPSRSALYGFAIIGISAGLGSIHFLGINTLDPIYRFFVGLSGCLGVPLLGLAFFHFSFRSISEKTFFLLITILFVLYLVFAYLAPLPIYSTVVGGIAMVIVLVSSIIRFPKHNQAAMMGIVGAVLFILAGLVIGTKGASGPFLNVDIFHVLLAIANYCLGEGIRKLS; this is translated from the coding sequence ATGGTTCTTTCCACATTTTTATCAGATTTGTTTTTGTCCTTAGTTTCGCTCAGCGTAGCGTATCGTTTTTTTGGTAAATCATCCATTCCATCTCGCTCTGCACTGTATGGGTTTGCGATTATTGGTATATCAGCAGGACTTGGGTCCATTCACTTTTTGGGCATCAATACTCTCGATCCGATCTATCGTTTTTTTGTAGGCCTCTCTGGTTGTCTTGGTGTTCCACTCCTCGGACTTGCTTTTTTTCATTTTTCCTTTCGTTCCATTTCGGAAAAAACTTTTTTCCTCCTCATCACCATCCTTTTTGTTTTGTATTTGGTGTTTGCTTATTTGGCACCTCTTCCAATTTATTCGACAGTCGTCGGTGGAATTGCAATGGTCATCGTACTTGTCAGTTCCATCATCCGTTTCCCGAAGCACAACCAAGCGGCCATGATGGGAATTGTGGGAGCTGTGTTGTTTATACTAGCAGGGTTAGTGATAGGTACGAAAGGGGCATCAGGACCTTTCCTGAACGTTGATATCTTTCACGTATTACTTGCGATTGCGAATTATTGTTTAGGTGAAGGAATTCGAAAATTAAGCTAG
- a CDS encoding PAS domain S-box protein, whose translation MPKEPFPEKSRKEDHYLRILRQMESLGKLGHWEFDFINQTIHWSEGVFAILEMDPIEMPVSLELGYNSVHPDDREKVKQHMENVIKKGIPYNLECRLVTKKGAVRTIHSQAELVRDGSGNPIQILGIFQDITDRTESYIQLKQQELRLSSILQSEPECVKVVSPDGILIEMNPAGLSMIEADTPEDAIGKTVEPLIEPSDLRFYQSIHENALKGIKSSARFRIIGMKGTHRWMESTAVPLTNQKGEITSVLSLTRDISEKVINEEKLIRIKRNQEALINGTSDLIWSIDTNFCLVAANQSFLNVLSFLLQYPAKEGDSVLVKTAGEEFYYKWKEYYERGLSGESFTSYENFISPITLEEEHREVSFNPIRNVDEKITGLACFSKDISSLMRKSKELILNEKRFRVLVENGADVIMILSPRGQGKYVSPSITKVMGYTETEALSLNLFDVVHPDDSPKLKKRLFDVLALPLGGSLPSETFRAKHKDGSWRYVESTLTNMLSDESIGGIVDNFHDVTEKETQLEAIKTQNQKLKSIAWTQSHVVRSPLARIMGLTQLIRTGSLTKEEEDKSLGYLLDSANELDDVIGDIVRKSQEVIPPEFNSKI comes from the coding sequence ATCCCAAAAGAACCATTCCCTGAAAAATCGAGAAAAGAAGACCATTACCTTCGAATCCTTCGCCAAATGGAATCTTTAGGGAAACTGGGTCATTGGGAATTTGATTTTATCAATCAAACCATCCATTGGTCAGAAGGTGTTTTTGCTATATTAGAAATGGATCCAATAGAGATGCCCGTCTCGCTTGAGTTAGGTTACAATTCTGTCCATCCAGATGATCGAGAAAAAGTAAAACAACATATGGAAAATGTTATCAAGAAGGGCATTCCTTACAATTTAGAATGTCGACTTGTAACAAAAAAAGGTGCTGTTCGAACCATCCATAGCCAAGCAGAACTGGTTCGAGATGGTTCCGGTAATCCCATCCAAATTTTGGGGATATTTCAGGACATTACTGACCGAACCGAATCTTACATACAACTCAAACAACAAGAGTTAAGACTCAGCTCTATCTTACAATCAGAACCAGAATGTGTGAAGGTTGTTTCCCCGGATGGCATCCTCATTGAAATGAACCCAGCAGGGCTGAGTATGATAGAAGCCGATACACCGGAAGATGCCATCGGAAAAACAGTAGAACCACTCATCGAACCTTCTGATCTCAGATTCTACCAAAGTATTCACGAAAATGCATTAAAAGGAATCAAATCAAGTGCTCGTTTTCGAATCATTGGTATGAAAGGAACACATCGATGGATGGAAAGTACGGCAGTACCGCTGACGAACCAAAAAGGCGAAATCACTTCCGTATTAAGTTTAACTCGTGATATCTCTGAAAAAGTGATCAACGAAGAAAAATTGATTCGGATCAAACGAAACCAAGAAGCACTCATTAATGGAACTTCTGATCTCATTTGGTCTATTGATACAAACTTTTGTTTGGTGGCTGCAAACCAATCCTTCTTAAATGTTCTCAGTTTTTTACTACAATACCCCGCGAAGGAAGGAGACTCAGTCTTAGTAAAAACTGCTGGAGAAGAATTTTATTATAAATGGAAAGAATACTATGAAAGAGGACTCTCTGGTGAATCCTTCACTTCTTATGAAAATTTCATAAGTCCAATCACACTTGAAGAAGAACATAGAGAAGTTTCATTTAATCCGATTCGAAACGTTGACGAAAAAATAACAGGTCTTGCTTGTTTTTCAAAAGATATCTCCAGCTTAATGCGGAAAAGCAAAGAACTGATTCTAAACGAAAAAAGGTTCCGTGTTTTAGTAGAAAATGGAGCCGATGTCATCATGATCCTGAGTCCAAGAGGCCAAGGAAAATATGTTTCTCCTTCAATCACAAAGGTAATGGGATATACGGAAACAGAAGCTCTAAGTCTCAATTTGTTTGATGTAGTCCATCCCGATGATTCCCCAAAACTTAAAAAAAGATTATTTGATGTATTAGCATTACCTCTAGGAGGGTCTTTGCCAAGTGAAACCTTTCGTGCCAAACACAAAGATGGATCATGGAGGTATGTGGAATCAACACTTACCAATATGTTATCAGATGAATCGATCGGTGGGATCGTTGACAATTTTCATGATGTGACCGAAAAAGAAACACAATTGGAAGCGATCAAAACACAAAACCAAAAACTAAAATCAATCGCTTGGACACAGTCACATGTAGTGAGAAGCCCACTGGCAAGAATTATGGGTCTAACCCAACTCATTCGTACGGGCAGTTTGACAAAAGAGGAAGAGGATAAAAGTTTAGGGTATTTATTAGATTCTGCTAATGAGCTAGACGATGTCATTGGGGATATTGTAAGAAAGTCCCAAGAAGTGATCCCTCCAGAATTTAATTCAAAAATATAA
- a CDS encoding alpha/beta hydrolase, with protein MPRVFLSLQESKYTVKFSICMAKSCSLFHNLRQITSVLLITVTFALVSCAGRPNYQSKANLSYANFEVYFQEKLNESKRKNHRPGNEERYISFGKKTPLAFLYIHGFGASRAEGEDVMEKLAKKYKANTYLLRLPGHGTNKEDQRDQNFNNYLDASREALYMMQSQGDKVIVFGSSMGGLLATWLASEYPEEVDGLVLANPFYAPVDGSLNILNYPGGLSFIHLLKGKVRASVHNNPKVLPERNNFWYPEQYFAALVGVNDLKNYAAVPDVFRKVTSPALLLYYYKNEKEQDPTASVPKMLEGYANFGLEKTPNPLNKKVAVENGMHVLMSKWVITDKVFIEAQIDVWLKELMKTK; from the coding sequence GTGCCAAGGGTTTTTCTCTCTTTACAAGAAAGCAAATACACTGTAAAATTTTCCATTTGTATGGCTAAATCGTGTTCTTTATTCCACAACCTGAGACAGATCACTTCTGTCCTCCTTATCACAGTAACCTTTGCACTTGTTTCTTGCGCAGGTAGACCCAATTACCAATCTAAAGCAAACTTGAGTTATGCGAACTTTGAAGTATACTTCCAAGAGAAGTTAAACGAAAGTAAACGTAAAAACCACAGACCTGGAAACGAAGAACGTTATATCAGTTTTGGGAAAAAAACACCTCTCGCATTTTTATACATCCATGGGTTTGGTGCTTCTCGTGCTGAAGGTGAAGATGTAATGGAAAAATTGGCGAAAAAGTATAAGGCGAATACTTATTTGCTCAGACTTCCTGGTCATGGTACAAACAAAGAAGACCAAAGAGATCAAAATTTTAACAACTACTTAGATGCATCACGTGAAGCATTGTATATGATGCAATCACAAGGTGACAAAGTGATTGTGTTTGGAAGTTCTATGGGTGGACTACTTGCCACTTGGCTTGCATCGGAATACCCAGAAGAAGTGGATGGACTCGTACTTGCCAATCCCTTTTACGCACCTGTGGATGGAAGTTTAAACATCCTTAACTATCCAGGTGGACTTAGTTTCATCCATTTACTCAAAGGGAAAGTAAGAGCTTCCGTACATAACAATCCAAAAGTGCTTCCAGAACGAAATAACTTTTGGTATCCCGAACAATACTTTGCAGCACTCGTAGGTGTAAACGATCTCAAAAACTATGCAGCAGTACCAGATGTATTTCGAAAGGTTACTTCTCCTGCTTTGTTATTGTATTATTATAAAAACGAAAAAGAACAAGATCCAACAGCAAGTGTTCCCAAAATGTTGGAAGGTTATGCAAACTTTGGATTAGAAAAAACACCAAATCCTCTCAATAAAAAAGTCGCAGTTGAGAACGGAATGCATGTCCTTATGTCTAAATGGGTGATCACTGATAAAGTATTCATCGAAGCTCAAATAGATGTTTGGTTAAAAGAATTAATGAAAACCAAATAA